One Ezakiella massiliensis genomic window, AGCTGATGCTTTATATGTAAACAAGATTTACAAGGATAAAAAGGAAATTGAAGAAGTAGTTATGGAAATGATGGAAACAGTTGGTCTTGAAAAGAGGCTTATTAACTCATATCCTCACGAACTTGACGGTGGTAGAAGGCAAAGAATTGGTATAGCAAGGGCCCTGGTTATGAAGCCAGAATTTATCGTCCTCGACGAACCTGTATCTGCTCTTGACGTTTCTATTCAAGCTCAAGTTTTGAACTTACTCCAAGATATCCAACAGGATAAAGAGCTTACCTATCTATTTATATCTCATGACCTTTCGGTCGTAAGACACTTGTCAGACAGGGTTGCTGTTATGTACTTGGGCCGTATGGTTGAACTTGCAGACTACAAGGCAATCTTTGAAAATGCATTGCATCCATATACCAAGGCGCTCTTATCAGCTATACCTGTTCCTGAATACGACTATCAGGCAAAGAGGATTATACTTGAAGGCGATGTACCTTCTCCAATTGATCCACCAGATAGATGTGTATTCTATGGAAGATGTAGGAATAGAAAAGAAGGCATTTGCGATGGCCCACACCCACAAATAAGAGAAGTATCTCCAGGACACTTCGTAGCTTGCCACTTGGTATAATTAATTATTATTTATAAAAATAAAACTGCTTTGAAATTTAAAATCAAAGCAGTTTTTGTTTTGTATAAATATATAATTTATCCAAAGAGGCCGGCTACATAATCTTCTGTGCGCTTGTCTTTGGGATTTTCAAATATTTGATTGGTCGGTCCCCACTCGATTAATTCTCCGTTTAACATAAAGAGTGTATAGTCTGAAATCCTCTTTGCCTGTTGGAGGTTGTGGGTTACTATTATAATTGTTATTTCGTCTTTGAGGTCGACCAGGAGTCTTTCGATTTTTTCTGTGTTTCGTATGTCCAAGCTGGAGCAGGGCTCATCTAGCAAGAGAACTTTGGGTTTGATTGCAATGCTTCTAGCTATAGACAGCCTTTGCTGCTGGCCGCCAGAAAGTTCAAAGGCCGATTTGTCCAAATCATTGGCAACTTCATCATATAGGCCAACTTTTTTTATTGCTTCAATTGCCTCGTCTTTGTAATTCATATTGTGGTATTTGAGGGCGAGTTCCACATTGCTCTTAATTGATAGGGGAAAGGGAGTTGGCTTTTGAAAGACCATGCCGATTTGTTTTCTTAAGTCGTTTATATCGTAATCATTAATATTTTTATCCGTATATAAAATTTCGCCCGTATAGGATCCGCCGCGCTCTTCGATAATTTTATTTAAGGCAACTAAAAATGTAGTTTTACCACAACCCGAGGGTCCAATTATTGATGTTATTTTATTTTCTGCAAAATCTATATTTATATTTTTAACGACATGGTTGTCGCCATAGAAAATGTTCAAATCTTTTGTGCTAATAATTGTCATCTTTACCTCCTATTAAAAGAGAGAATGTGTTTATGATAAGTAGGATTATCATAAGGACGAGGGCTGTCCCGTAGCCCATGGTGGTTGAAATGCCTTCGTTAATTAAAATATACAAGTGATAAGGCAGGGCCATAAAGGGTTTAAATAGCCCGCTTGGTATGCCAGTGTGGATGACAGCTCCTGTGAGCATTATTGGAGCTGTGGCACCAATAGCCAAGCTCCCACCGAGTGTAACGGTTTGGATAATTTTATTTCTTAAGCCCTTTAAAACTATATGCCTGATTATAAAGCCTTTGTCAATGCCAAGCGACAGAGCAGTTTCTAATTTATCATAATCATAGTTTATAAATAATTTTTCAAGTCTTATTTCAATAAAGGGGAAGATCATTACCGCCAAAGTTGCAGAAGCAGATAGGACTGACCTGCCAAGTCTAAGTTTATAGACAAGTAAGGTATATCC contains:
- a CDS encoding ABC transporter ATP-binding protein, which translates into the protein MDHFIEVKNLKKYFPTKKGLLHAVEDLSLYIDKGETLGLVGESGCGKSTAGRAIIRLHEPTSGEIYLNGENIMNRHSKKDLRLLRREMQIVFQDPYSSLNPRLNTFDLIADALYVNKIYKDKKEIEEVVMEMMETVGLEKRLINSYPHELDGGRRQRIGIARALVMKPEFIVLDEPVSALDVSIQAQVLNLLQDIQQDKELTYLFISHDLSVVRHLSDRVAVMYLGRMVELADYKAIFENALHPYTKALLSAIPVPEYDYQAKRIILEGDVPSPIDPPDRCVFYGRCRNRKEGICDGPHPQIREVSPGHFVACHLV
- a CDS encoding PstA family ABC transporter permease; the encoded protein is MRKFKDTIFKVLLFINLLIFASILIALFSKLVKEGAHVLSWDFLFGSPSGLPPGKEGGIWPAIIGSLITFFLSSFISSILALMTAIYIVFYLKEDRTKNILRIIIQCISGIPSIVLGLFGYTLLVYKLRLGRSVLSASATLAVMIFPFIEIRLEKLFINYDYDKLETALSLGIDKGFIIRHIVLKGLRNKIIQTVTLGGSLAIGATAPIMLTGAVIHTGIPSGLFKPFMALPYHLYILINEGISTTMGYGTALVLMIILLIINTFSLLIGGKDDNY
- a CDS encoding phosphate ABC transporter ATP-binding protein is translated as MTIISTKDLNIFYGDNHVVKNINIDFAENKITSIIGPSGCGKTTFLVALNKIIEERGGSYTGEILYTDKNINDYDINDLRKQIGMVFQKPTPFPLSIKSNVELALKYHNMNYKDEAIEAIKKVGLYDEVANDLDKSAFELSGGQQQRLSIARSIAIKPKVLLLDEPCSSLDIRNTEKIERLLVDLKDEITIIIVTHNLQQAKRISDYTLFMLNGELIEWGPTNQIFENPKDKRTEDYVAGLFG